One part of the Schistocerca piceifrons isolate TAMUIC-IGC-003096 chromosome 7, iqSchPice1.1, whole genome shotgun sequence genome encodes these proteins:
- the LOC124805458 gene encoding myogenesis-regulating glycosidase-like: MWSTPTLLLLGVLLVAPAATAAGLNTRYDEATGRVLILTHRGGQEVELGYIEVPGDELPPVPRHERRMDEESFDFGSSRVVLRRQDRAGRCFEGRLTIDVPTAPIRMCQRHLSSHIYGGIESTYQKWPTEQNVYDHYAYVTNNRDHAAIASRYWLFSDGRAVRVHANSPLFIEQNTDATLNKLCFIAENESPYPEDRTDNVLQFELCSYEDPKQVHEHVVQTYMGKPDAIPDERMATYPIWTVAPPEDNVRDRVANIIEHGFDYSVIEISDKWETCYGSMTVDTTKFPDMRALTDDLHALGFSVALWMHPFVNENCEPYFSEALANGYLVQNSNGSTTTRWWRGYGGVVDFTNPDAAAWWTDKLSALRNETGIDTFRFDYGESSYLPQPAEITPAEKNPVAISDEYSRAGAQFGPMVTLRSGVESQQLPNFFLMDVIDTAWSGQNGLKTLVPKLLQLSMVGYPFVMPEQVGGAENHGGYPTYDLYIRWLQATTFMPAIRFHVKPWDFDNELR, from the exons ATGTGGTCGACCCCGACGCTGCTGCTGCTGGGTGTTTTGCTGGTGGCGCCAGCCGCAACCGCGGCCGGCCTCAACACCCGCTACGACGAGGCTACCGGACGCGTCCTGATACTGACCCACAGGG GCGGCCAGGAGGTGGAGCTGGGATACATAGAAGTTCCCGGAGACGAGCTGCCTCCAGTTCCGCGCCACGAGAGACGTATGGATGAGGAGTCCTTCGACTTTGGAAGCTCCAGAGTCGTCTTGCGGCGCCAAGACAGGGCGGGCCGTTGTTTTGAAGGCCGGCTGACGATTGACGTTCCGACTGCGCCCATCAGAATGTGTCAGCGCCACCTTTCGAGTCACATCTACGGAGGTATCGAATCGACCTACCAGAAGTGGCCAACGGAGCAGAACGTGTACGACCACTACGCATACGTCACCAACAACAGAGACCACGCCGCCATCGCTTCGCGCTACTGGCTCTTCTCCGACGGCAGAGCCGTCCGCGTTCATGCAAACAGTCCTCTCTTCATAGAGCAGAACACCGACGCGACCCTCAACAAATTGTGCTTCATTGCCGAGAACGAGTCTCCCTACCCAGAGGACCGAACCGACAACGTGCTGCAGTTCGAGCTGTGTTCGTACGAGGACCCGAAACAGGTGCACGAGCACGTCGTCCAGACGTACATGGGCAAGCCCGACGCGATCCCAGACGAACGCATGGCAACATATCCCATCTGGACAGTGGCGCCTCCAGAAGACAACGTGAGGGACAGGGTCGCCAATATAATTGAGCACGGATTCGACTACAGCGTTATCGAAATATCTGACAAATGGGAAACCTGCTACGGCAGTATGACCGTCGACACGACCAAGTTCCCCGACATGCGTGCTCTCACGGATGACCTCCACGCACTAGGGTTTTCCGTCGCGTTGTGGATGCACCCATTTGTAAACGAAAATTGCGAGCCGTATTTCTCTGAGGCGCTGGCCAACGGGTACCTCGTGCAGAACAGTAATGGCAGCACGACCACTCGCTGGTGGAGGGGTTATGGCGGCGTTGTCGACTTCACCAACCCAGACGCAGCAGCTTGGTGGACGGACAAACTTTCG GCACTTCGCAATGAGACAGGGATAGACACGTTCAGGTTCGACTACGGCGAGTCCAGCTACCTGCCGCAGCCGGCGGAGATCACGCCGGCGGAGAAGAACCCGGTGGCCATCTCGGACGAGTACTCGAGGGCGGGCGCCCAGTTCGGGCCCATGGTGACGCTGCGCTCCGGCGTCGAGAGCCAGCAGCTGCCGAACTTCTTCCTCATGGACGTCATCGACACCGCGTGGAGCGGCCAGAACGGCCTCAAGACGCTGGTGCCCAAGCTGCTGCAGCTCAGCATGGTCGGCTACCCCTTCGTGATGCCGGAGCAGGTGGGCGGCGCCGAGAACCACGGCGGCTACCCCACCTACGACCTGTACATCCGCTGGCTGCAGGCCACCACCTTCATGCCGGCTATCAGGTTCCACGTCAAGCCCTGGGACTTCGACAACGAGCTGCGTTGA